Below is a genomic region from Pleuronectes platessa chromosome 5, fPlePla1.1, whole genome shotgun sequence.
GCTGTGTCGAGGCTTCTCCCTGTCAGATACCAGCGTTCAcctaatttacattaaaaaaataaaagtagccTGGATCAATCAAGAGGTTAATTCCTTGCCGAAATGGCGGGAGTTTCTAGTGCACCGGCTCAAGTCCCCAACACCCTCCGCTCTCTCCGTTTCCCCGGCAGCAAGCGGCGTCGCACGCAAGCCCCGCCCTCACGCCACGTTCATTGGTTACCTCAATGAAGCGCCCTCATCCAGTTGGCGCCACGCGTTCTGCGATTGGCTGATGTGGCCTGTCTATTGTCAGACAAGCTCAGCCCTCATCCCATAGGCCACGCCCACGTTGCATAAAAAAGCGGTCATTTAATGATCAAATATGTTCGTGCACAGTCAATTTTGTTCTCTACTGGTTCCCACTGTCTGTAGAAATTAGACCAGTGACACTGTTGAGGGAGGAAAACGTGCACCTATAGCAAAACCAACAGAGGTGAGACAGTTAAATAAACATCTGACTATTATGTACATTATGTTCTATTATGTATTATGTACGATTATATACATACCTGTGGGGAAATATCTTTATTCAAATTGACCATTGAGAAAAAAGTGAGGGAGAGTTGATTCTACTGAATAAACATTATGTCAGCTGCGTCATAAGATACTCTATACACAGTAGTTCAAGTTTCTAGTTGTATTAGTCATATCGAGTTAAAAGTACAATGAAAGGTGTTGGAAACccatcatttacattttcatattaaCAACGTGCACTATATGACAGTTTCCCTATCATGGACTATACTTACAATATTACTTTCATCATTATACAATACCACATCCATCATTATAATATATTGTATCATATTAATATCATGTGCAATATTGCACCCACTATCATGTAATATGTTACTTCTCATATGACATCTTCAATACTACTTTTCAATTTTTGTCTAATTTCTTGTTTATTCTATATTTGTGTGGCTTATTTTACTTGTATTGTAAAATGTAGAACTAGTGCCATCTTACTCCTCATTACACTTAattgttataattatttttcataGTACTATAGTTATCTTTGGAGTTGTAACTTTGGAGCAAGATCTGGCAGAAGAATTCCATCCGGATTAATTAAGTATCTTAATACTATTTTATCTTATGTGCTTGGCTTTTTTGGTGTACAGTTTCCTGTTGTGCCTATAGAGTGCAGCAGCAGTAAGGAAAGTCCTGGATGCCTGGCAGGTCATGAGGGGTGTGGATGAGGGTTTATTAAACCTGCAGTTAGGTTCAACACATATAGGCCAATGGTCGACTCTCCATAGTGCTGGGGGATGGTTTCATTTTGCTGGTGCTGTCCTGGAGACCTATTTTACACTAATAAAGGGTTATTACCTGAGAACCTGTTTTCATCTTTACTCTGACCCCCTTGGTCAGATTATTTCTGGACTTGTACAGAATCCTTTCCCCCTATCCACATCTTCCTTGGGCTGATGGAGCTGCTTGAGTTTAGTTTAAATCAAGGCCTGTTTTCCCCGGACATGGAGGAAGTTTTATTGGCTTATAGACCTCAGCAAAACTAATGTATGATGTCAGTGTTCATCCAGGTCTCAAAAACTGTCCTAATTTTTTAGGCCTATAGCTCCTGCTCTGCCTCATTGATCCATCTTTCTGTGTGATTTCCAAACACACTGTCAATGCTGCATCTGCAACTTGACTACACACAAGGTTACTTGGGCCTGCCTTcattatatactttatatatagtGATTTCCTCAACATTTTACAGTGAAAAAATTCCAACCAATGCAGCATCAATGAATTGACATGGAAAGTAGCATTTATTATGGTTTACAAAACACCTTCAGTTATAAACATGGGcaaattataatataaatatttcaaaaaaagcttttattctTGCAAGTGATAAGCCAAAAGAGGAGCTGTTTTCAAAAGGACATCATGTTTAATATAATAATGGCACATCTAAACATCCATCTGCGTAAAGCTACGCATTTGAAATATTACCAAAATGGCATATAAATCTCCAAAAGAAAACTAATGCAATAAGACACGGAAACATGCAAAAATAACAGTCAACTGCATAAAGAGTAAATGAGGGAAAGTCTTTTTCCAGACATTTAAAGTTTGAAAATCCTCTCCATTCCTTCAGAAAAAAGCTTAACAAAGCAAAACTTTAACGTCGTTTAAAAGTATGCAAAGATTCTGCCGTAAATAACTTTTAGTAATatgctgaaatgaaatgaataaaatttGGGTAAAATAAGTCAAGAGAACCTCTGAATGATTTTGAACGCGTATCTGACAACAACTGACGACAGGTCTGCACGAAGACTTTGTGTCCACTTTGAGAAAATGAGTAATAAATGAGCTATCTGAGAACAGTGTTTTCTCCTGTGCAGATCTTCTTTAAAGGAGGCGCCCCTGAATCATCCCGCTCCTCCTGTTcaataaaaaggaaacacattaaACAGGTTAGTTCAATAattcagctgaacatcagcttTTCATCACGCAACTGTGAAATGATGGAGAATGTTTAGGTCCGCCTTGAACCCTTTTTCAGAAAGTGGACCTGTGTGTCTTGGTTGCTCCGTCTGACACCGCCCGATGAAAGAAGGTCCTCCTTGGTGAGAGTAGGAGGCTCGTCAGCCAACTCCTGTCCTGGGTGAACCGGCTCTGAAGTCACAAAGAGTATATCCTCATTGATGCTTTGACATGGAGGCAGTACTGCAAAAAAACAGGCGTTAACACCCAAGTCTAAGAAGGGATGCTGGGATGAGCTGTCCACATACCGTCCACACTCTCCTGGCCCAGCATCGGTGGCTGAGAGTCCTCAGCTCGGAGGCTGGACGTGTGTGGGGGGCTGACCTGCTGCGAGCtggaggtgctgctgctgttgtccaTCTTGGGCTGGTACACGTCCGACAGAAAGCTCTGGTTGCTGTTTTCATCTGGAGACACAACACCGTTACGTCTTTGTCATTACACATGCAGGGGCTCTGGCGTTTTATCACAACCAACCTCAATCCTCACCGGTAAAATCCAGTaaggagtttgtgttttccaggaCCACGTCTTTCAGTCCCCTCCCCACCTCTCCACCTGTGGATTTGGTGCGATATATCTGACAACAGACACAGCTCAAATGAGACCGGGGCCAAAACACATCTCTACAAGTCTGACATTTCTGAACAGCGACGAAGATGTGATTTGTGcttcacattttttttcagGCCCTCACCTGCTTGGTTTCCGTCACTGGAACCCACTTGAATATGCGTAAGGACGTGTCTCCGACCGTTACCCATTTCTTCTCCCTGGAATTAGCATGAGTTGGACTGATTTTAGAGAGCAGCTGGGATTAGCTCTAACACCACTTTATCTGCTTTACTAGCATTAATCTGCAACTGACATGTACCGGCTCTGtgcgcgcacacatgcacacacacgcacacacacatacgacaGCTGATCACATCTCCCATCGTGCTCTCTTATAGCTCCCGTGTGAAAACGACGTTagaaggtgagtgtgtgtgagtgtgtgctggcTTCATTGAGGAGTGACAGCAGGCTGCACCACGGCGAGCAGCATGTGGGGCTGTAGCCATATTGACAGCTCTcggtggagagagggggggaaactCCGCTAGCCCCACCTCCTCTGTCAACCGGAGGCACTGATTGGTCGAAAGTGCCGTCCATCATGGAACTTTTGCGACTGAAGTTAGTTGAGCTCACGCAGCAGATAACAGTCCGCGGTCTGATCACACATTTCCCTCCATGTTGCCCTCCGCGCAGCGTACGTACCATTTGCGCACTTTCTCGATGGCGGCCAGCACCTTCTTGATGTCGTCCTTAGCGCGGCTCCGGGTCTCGGCACGGCCTGATCGTCCCGACATCTTGACGCTGTTATGATTCATCTACAGATGCATCTGAAAAACTTCAAGACCAAGCCCCAGTGCTTCGTTACGGCGTGAATCTCGCGAGATTTCttaatctctttttttccctcctcagtGTGCTCATACTGTACTTACTGTAACAATGAGGTGTGAAgtctatttattttgtattatgtatttatttatgtaagttGACATTGACTTAAATACTGTATTTACTGTAACCATGTGGTGTgtaatgtatttcttttttattatgtatttattcaccTAACTTGAAATAAACGGAAGTtactataattttttttaaagcaaaattGTTTCAAACACTGTATTTACTGTAACAACGTGGGgtgtatttatctttttattatgTATTCATTTATCCGGCCTGAACAGTTCCACATGTCAAAATTaactcagggtcatagcgccatcTACTGAACAGCGTGAAAATGAGATTGttgtaactccactgtgcattgtgcTATCGCCAACAAAATACTCACCGATGATCAGAGCCCCAGCATTAACCCCCTTGatacacaagctatgcaaaccccttctaATGCACAGCATGGGTAAAAAAATGACCCCTATTAATATTCGtttctttgctttattttttgtaGCTTTTTATAGCCCCTTGATGAGATGGACGATGAGCCTTTATATGTCATCAAGAATCCTTCTTCATTTAGGAGAGCTGGATTCTaaaacacacccacaactccagcttgatCCTGTTTCTACAGGAGTTTAGGTCTAGGTCCTTAGCATCAGAGATTTCAGACTGAGAATCAATGAATACATACTGTATGggttatgtttttgtccatgtgtgtaaaagtgatgtAGAAACACAAAATTCAAGATTGtttataaagaaagaaaagaataaggAAAATGAcgatttgtggtaatcaaaaaccagatatttaatgaatacttagaatgttaaatgataaaatacatttatttaaaaaaagacatagAAACACTCATGcattaaataataacacaagAAATGAATACGTTTAATTTTTGACCCAATTTGTGCATCAGAAGGGTATTGATACAAACATGATTTTTTCATTCATTAACGTAATCAAAGGTTAATTGGGCCGGGTCACCTTTGAGCCATGCTCGGTATCAGAGGATTAACAGCGCCATTATGTCGAAGCTAACTCAGGGTCATagtagtgatagcgccacccaCTGGCATTTTCTTAAGTCCCAGACCAGTCTTTTTCTCTGCTAATATAGTTTATGTGCCACTGCATTTATTAAGGCCACATTTTGTGCACTAGATTACATTTTGGGTTCCATGAATGAACAGCAGAGGGCAGACTTGAAGCATGCAGACTGTACTTGGTTATGAGGGCCTGTTCATTCTTCACCTCCCACAGAGCTGATGGTATTTACTACTCTGTTGTCAATGAATGGTAATGTTAGGGTTTGTTGGGAAAACGGGATACTGGGCATAGTATAAAGTGGTTTCTAGATATAACAGCAAATTAAATTATGCTGTCTAATAACAAGCATAATTTCAATGTATATTATTTATGCATCTCCATATTTTCATCTTTTTGTGTTTCAAATTGCCTCTGCTATTTCATATACAGCAACATTTCTGAAAAAGTGTATACATTTTGTGAGATTGAATAAGTCTGAATCACCAAGCCCAGCTAAAGATTCGTGGAG
It encodes:
- the bcl7bb gene encoding B-cell CLL/lymphoma 7 protein family member B-B isoform X1; amino-acid sequence: MNHNSVKMSGRSGRAETRSRAKDDIKKVLAAIEKVRKWEKKWVTVGDTSLRIFKWVPVTETKQIYRTKSTGGEVGRGLKDVVLENTNSLLDFTDENSNQSFLSDVYQPKMDNSSSTSSSQQVSPPHTSSLRAEDSQPPMLGQESVDVLPPCQSINEDILFVTSEPVHPGQELADEPPTLTKEDLLSSGGVRRSNQDTQEERDDSGAPPLKKICTGENTVLR
- the bcl7bb gene encoding B-cell CLL/lymphoma 7 protein family member B-B isoform X2, whose protein sequence is MNHNSVKMSGRSGRAETRSRAKDDIKKVLAAIEKVRKWEKKWVTVGDTSLRIFKWVPVTETKQIYRTKSTGGEVGRGLKDVVLENTNSLLDFTDENSNQSFLSDVYQPKMDNSSSTSSSQQVSPPHTSSLRAEDSQPPMLGQESVDEPVHPGQELADEPPTLTKEDLLSSGGVRRSNQDTQEERDDSGAPPLKKICTGENTVLR